A single window of Candidatus Methanomethylicota archaeon DNA harbors:
- a CDS encoding DUF2117 domain-containing protein: MYLLIYDIEGKKDPHGIRIRLVRTLRKMNAFQLQKSSWIIEEFNDNLISLINEIRKVGGSVKIIEWIPKTLNEIIGENEIQRIAITPISIEPILEKWHEKIALTLKNNGIDVIIIPASKKARELLSYNNEEKSISRMLDEIALMDIDGIIVLNCGRSVNSGIIFMAQILSNTKILKNLINLPLIHIERIGREDGVILVWNSENKKLLDIIKKITNLKVMKPTPEVKNIYKSQNKEIRKIHYVEPGDKIIVNGIYIGKCLSDQVYIIAKEGKIIDILGGKIFKKGIEKLKFNSLSDLVIKTIKS; the protein is encoded by the coding sequence ATGTATTTATTAATATATGATATTGAAGGAAAAAAGGATCCACATGGTATTAGAATAAGACTTGTTCGTACACTTAGAAAAATGAATGCTTTTCAATTACAAAAATCTTCTTGGATTATAGAAGAATTTAATGATAATTTAATATCTTTAATAAATGAAATAAGAAAAGTAGGAGGAAGTGTTAAGATAATAGAATGGATTCCTAAAACATTAAATGAAATTATTGGGGAAAATGAAATTCAAAGAATTGCCATAACTCCAATATCAATTGAGCCTATATTAGAAAAATGGCATGAGAAAATTGCCTTAACACTCAAAAATAATGGAATTGATGTTATAATAATACCTGCAAGTAAAAAAGCAAGAGAGTTATTGAGTTATAATAATGAAGAAAAAAGCATTAGTAGAATGTTAGATGAAATAGCATTAATGGACATTGATGGTATAATAGTATTAAATTGTGGAAGAAGTGTAAATAGTGGTATAATATTTATGGCTCAAATCCTTTCAAATACAAAAATTTTAAAAAATTTAATTAATCTTCCACTTATTCATATAGAAAGAATTGGAAGAGAAGATGGAGTAATATTAGTTTGGAATTCTGAAAATAAAAAATTATTAGATATTATTAAGAAAATTACAAATTTAAAAGTAATGAAACCAACACCAGAAGTAAAAAATATTTATAAATCACAAAATAAAGAAATAAGAAAAATACATTATGTTGAACCAGGAGATAAAATAATAGTAAATGGAATATATATTGGAAAATGTTTATCTGATCAAGTATATATAATAGCTAAAGAAGGCAAAATTATAGATATTTTAGGAGGTAAAATATTTAAGAAAGGTATAGAAAAATTAAAATTTAATTCTTTATCAGATTTAGTAATAAAAACAATAAAAAGTTAA
- a CDS encoding CBS domain-containing protein, producing MQVASIARHPPAIILNSSTKILEAIKMLSIKNVRHAIVSNNGIKINGIVSAKDIIRYIGKNINQIPKALNSSIELIMNRNPIIANKNDELPDLINLMIKNDIGFLPLLDEESKIWGSLSERHLFKLFVEYPTFIRVSEIMSKPLIKLDVKATILDVLNLMISENIRRVPLMKDNKIWGIVTIKDLIKFFASNYLENLLNEELFNYILYTNACKIAKQNPKTINPEADLSIAVKIMKENDIGSLIVISEDKPIGIITERDFLLKVPNLNGVDFITDLNKKRVIIGRIHF from the coding sequence ATGCAAGTTGCTTCTATTGCTCGTCATCCCCCTGCCATAATACTAAACTCAAGTACAAAAATTTTAGAAGCTATAAAAATGCTTAGTATTAAGAATGTAAGACATGCTATAGTTTCAAATAATGGCATTAAAATAAATGGTATAGTATCTGCTAAAGATATTATACGATATATTGGAAAGAATATTAATCAAATTCCTAAAGCTCTTAATTCTTCCATAGAATTAATAATGAATAGAAATCCAATAATTGCAAATAAGAATGATGAATTACCTGATTTAATTAACTTAATGATAAAGAATGATATTGGTTTTCTTCCATTATTAGATGAAGAATCAAAAATTTGGGGATCACTTTCTGAAAGACATTTATTTAAATTATTTGTTGAATATCCTACTTTTATTAGAGTATCTGAAATAATGTCTAAACCACTCATAAAACTTGATGTAAAGGCTACAATATTAGATGTTTTAAATTTAATGATAAGTGAAAATATTAGAAGAGTTCCATTAATGAAAGATAATAAAATTTGGGGCATAGTTACTATTAAAGATTTAATAAAATTCTTTGCTAGTAATTATTTAGAAAATTTACTTAATGAAGAACTTTTTAATTATATTCTTTATACAAATGCTTGTAAAATTGCAAAACAAAATCCAAAAACTATTAATCCTGAAGCTGATCTTTCTATTGCAGTAAAAATTATGAAGGAAAATGATATTGGATCATTAATAGTAATATCTGAAGATAAGCCCATAGGTATTATAACAGAACGTGATTTTCTTCTTAAAGTACCAAATTTAAATGGTGTTGATTTTATTACAGATTTAAATAAAAAGAGGGTAATAATTGGAAGAATACACTTCTAA
- a CDS encoding ABC transporter ATP-binding protein yields MIELKNITKIYNLGKSNEVIALKEINMKIEKGKITAITGPSGCGKTTLLSIIGLILTPTKGELFYDGENVLKFSDYWKTIFRRNKFGFIFQHINLLPQYTAIENILLPLYSMDLNPMDYIEKAIELLSRLRVLDRAKNKVEQLSGGEQQRVAFVRALIKDPEYLFADEPTVFVDEETSHIIYNLLQELRDKGKTIIISTHDQELLKIADKVYRLVNGRLIQ; encoded by the coding sequence ATGATAGAACTTAAGAATATTACAAAAATCTATAATTTAGGAAAATCAAATGAAGTTATAGCTTTAAAAGAAATAAATATGAAAATTGAAAAAGGAAAGATAACAGCAATAACTGGTCCAAGTGGATGTGGAAAAACAACACTTTTAAGTATAATTGGATTAATATTAACACCTACAAAAGGAGAGTTATTTTATGATGGAGAAAATGTTTTAAAATTTTCAGATTATTGGAAAACTATATTTAGAAGAAATAAATTTGGATTTATATTTCAACATATTAATTTACTTCCACAATATACTGCTATAGAGAATATTCTTCTTCCATTATATTCAATGGATTTAAATCCTATGGATTATATAGAAAAAGCTATAGAATTACTTTCAAGATTAAGAGTACTTGATAGAGCAAAAAATAAAGTTGAACAATTATCAGGAGGAGAACAACAAAGAGTAGCTTTTGTTAGAGCTTTAATTAAAGATCCTGAATACTTATTTGCTGATGAACCCACAGTATTTGTAGATGAAGAAACTTCACATATAATTTATAATTTATTACAAGAATTAAGAGATAAAGGAAAAACTATAATAATTTCAACTCATGATCAAGAGTTATTAAAAATAGCTGATAAAGTCTATAGATTGGTAAATGGAAGATTAATACAGTAA
- a CDS encoding DNA topoisomerase produces the protein MLVITEKPSVAIKIREIITPPPNTFSLRGHLLELDFPKEYNHWKSIDPKILFEAPIIWTIRDYKTYELLEKALRKTNKIIIATDNDPEGELIGYEILLIAKKIFGDFPIFKRMRFNTITPSELIESWSRLESDLKWGWVWKALFRHKFDLITGAAYTRLLTLSKKFGNNNLISWGSCQSPTLWFVYQREMEIRNFKSEKYWVISALININGIEVKVSTTPIRDQSLAQKLYLNAKNAKYAIVEDFELKDEIINKPLPTDTDSMLQELTKLYGISGVKIMSIVEDLYAEGFISYPRTETNVWVNVNHEEILKLLLKTPLKKFIIIKNYNPRSGRKNDNAHPPIHPTNYYSASDLKGRIWEYIARRYLANVVGQDAKLKKWNLKVKLNEVLMDASNKYFINKGFFEIFPYFEPKELLYIPRLEKGQKIPIINVKLEERKTKPPSRLTEAELLRLLEANSIGTDATRADYPNIIVERGYVIKKMKRFYLCKIGEELIKILEGIDKRLVTPETRRYVESLMTEVESGKLSIEEALKKSLEIYKGLYEKLAKALLY, from the coding sequence ATGCTTGTAATAACTGAAAAACCTTCTGTTGCAATTAAAATTCGTGAAATTATAACTCCTCCTCCAAATACTTTTTCTTTAAGAGGACACTTACTTGAATTAGATTTTCCAAAGGAATATAATCATTGGAAAAGTATTGATCCAAAAATTTTGTTTGAAGCTCCAATAATATGGACTATAAGAGATTATAAGACTTATGAATTATTAGAAAAAGCATTAAGAAAAACTAATAAAATTATAATTGCTACTGATAATGATCCTGAAGGAGAATTAATAGGATATGAAATTCTACTTATAGCTAAGAAAATTTTTGGAGATTTTCCAATTTTTAAAAGAATGAGATTTAATACAATTACGCCTTCTGAATTAATAGAGTCTTGGTCTAGATTGGAATCAGATTTAAAATGGGGATGGGTTTGGAAGGCTTTATTTAGACATAAATTTGATTTAATTACTGGTGCTGCTTATACTAGATTACTTACACTTTCTAAAAAATTTGGTAATAATAATCTCATATCTTGGGGATCATGTCAATCTCCAACTCTATGGTTTGTTTATCAAAGAGAAATGGAAATAAGAAATTTTAAATCAGAGAAATACTGGGTTATTTCTGCATTAATAAATATAAATGGCATTGAAGTAAAAGTTTCAACAACACCAATAAGAGATCAATCATTAGCACAAAAATTATATTTAAATGCTAAAAATGCTAAATATGCAATAGTTGAAGATTTTGAACTTAAAGATGAAATTATTAATAAACCATTACCTACTGATACTGATTCAATGCTTCAAGAACTTACTAAATTATATGGTATAAGTGGAGTTAAAATAATGAGTATTGTTGAAGATTTATATGCTGAAGGATTTATAAGTTATCCAAGAACAGAGACTAATGTATGGGTAAATGTAAATCATGAAGAAATTTTAAAATTATTATTAAAAACTCCTCTTAAAAAATTTATTATAATAAAAAATTATAATCCAAGAAGTGGAAGAAAAAATGATAATGCTCATCCTCCAATTCATCCTACTAATTATTATAGTGCAAGTGATTTAAAAGGAAGAATTTGGGAATATATTGCTAGAAGATATTTAGCTAATGTTGTAGGTCAAGATGCTAAATTAAAGAAGTGGAATTTAAAAGTAAAATTAAATGAAGTATTGATGGATGCTAGTAATAAGTACTTTATAAATAAAGGATTTTTTGAAATATTTCCATATTTTGAACCAAAAGAATTACTTTATATACCAAGATTAGAAAAAGGTCAAAAAATTCCTATAATTAATGTTAAATTAGAAGAAAGAAAGACAAAGCCTCCTTCACGTTTAACTGAAGCTGAACTCTTAAGACTTTTAGAAGCAAATTCCATAGGAACTGATGCTACTAGAGCTGATTATCCAAATATCATTGTTGAAAGAGGTTATGTTATTAAAAAAATGAAAAGATTTTATTTATGTAAAATTGGAGAAGAATTAATAAAAATTCTTGAAGGAATTGATAAACGTTTAGTTACTCCTGAGACTAGACGTTATGTAGAAAGTTTAATGACTGAAGTTGAAAGTGGAAAATTAAGTATTGAAGAAGCTCTTAAAAAATCATTAGAAATTTATAAAGGACTTTATGAAAAACTTGCTAAAGCATTACTGTATTAA
- a CDS encoding ABC transporter permease, whose protein sequence is MIKKQKNIFRYSFDCIARYKMRSTAIIITFLLATTMISAVLFAKDGLEREAEISVKAAPDLTIQFLRGGRIEPIPTYYIDIISKIEGIEKVIPRVWGYVGISNYVFTIIGIDPSQITNFENFGIEEGRFLMKEDKGCVVVGKLLANMLDLKVGDNIIFLSEAIEAKKYKVIGIFSDKTSIYTADMIIMLIDDARDFFKIPNDYASDLLVYINPRYLPSEVAVKMSTIPNLRVLDQDLLLRGYKMAYASRGGIFVTLWIIILIAAALISLSQMIIVGQESRFEVGLLKTFGFSTLDIIEVRLIESLVLGFFASSLGMLIGYLYVAYFNAPGLVDILLGWAFLPKQFKIPVYISWSSIFSIYAVTVIPLLITTVVPAWLNAITDPELAMRRAVA, encoded by the coding sequence ATGATAAAAAAACAAAAAAATATTTTCAGATATTCTTTTGATTGTATAGCTAGGTATAAAATGAGAAGTACAGCAATTATAATAACTTTTTTATTAGCAACAACAATGATATCAGCAGTACTTTTTGCAAAAGATGGACTTGAAAGAGAAGCTGAAATTAGTGTAAAAGCTGCTCCAGATTTAACAATACAATTTCTAAGAGGGGGGAGAATAGAACCTATTCCAACTTATTATATTGATATAATATCAAAAATAGAAGGTATAGAAAAAGTTATTCCAAGAGTATGGGGATATGTAGGAATTTCAAATTATGTATTTACTATAATAGGAATAGATCCATCACAAATTACTAATTTTGAAAATTTTGGAATAGAAGAAGGAAGATTTTTAATGAAAGAGGATAAAGGTTGTGTAGTTGTAGGAAAACTTCTTGCAAATATGCTTGATTTAAAAGTTGGAGATAATATAATATTTTTAAGTGAAGCAATAGAAGCTAAAAAATATAAAGTAATAGGAATTTTTTCAGATAAAACATCCATATATACTGCAGATATGATTATAATGTTAATTGATGATGCTAGAGATTTTTTTAAAATTCCAAATGATTATGCAAGTGATTTATTAGTTTACATAAATCCAAGATATTTACCATCTGAAGTTGCTGTTAAAATGTCTACAATACCAAATTTAAGAGTTTTAGATCAAGATCTTTTATTAAGAGGATATAAAATGGCATATGCAAGTAGAGGGGGGATATTTGTAACTTTATGGATTATTATTTTAATTGCTGCTGCTCTTATATCATTAAGTCAAATGATAATTGTAGGACAGGAGTCAAGATTTGAAGTTGGACTTCTTAAAACTTTTGGATTTTCTACCTTAGATATAATTGAAGTTAGACTTATTGAAAGCTTAGTTTTAGGTTTTTTTGCTTCATCACTTGGAATGTTAATTGGATATTTATATGTAGCATATTTCAATGCTCCAGGTTTGGTTGATATACTATTGGGCTGGGCTTTTTTACCAAAACAATTTAAAATACCTGTATACATAAGTTGGTCCTCAATTTTCTCTATATATGCAGTAACAGTAATTCCTCTTTTAATAACAACAGTAGTTCCAGCATGGCTTAATGCAATAACTGATCCAGAATTAGCCATGAGGAGGGCAGTAGCATGA
- a CDS encoding KaiC domain-containing protein, with the protein MSDRMDVGIPGMNEILNGGLPIRNVVLLSGGPGTGKSIFGQQFLYAGLKLDEAGVLVTLEEHPVQIRINMDRFGWEPKKFEQEGKFAIIDAFTSGIGESAKRERYVVKDPDDIPSFLDVLKQAITDINAKRVVIDSISTLYMTKPMMARSTIMLIKKVLAGLGCTGFLISQVSVTDRGFGGPGVEHAADGIIRLDLDEYDGELKRSIIVWKMRGTSHSMRRHPFDITNKGIIVYPNKTIKITTRGIIEGERQ; encoded by the coding sequence ATGAGTGATAGAATGGATGTTGGCATTCCTGGAATGAATGAAATTCTAAATGGTGGTTTACCAATTAGAAATGTTGTACTACTATCTGGAGGTCCTGGTACTGGTAAATCAATATTTGGTCAACAATTCTTATATGCTGGTTTAAAATTAGATGAAGCTGGAGTTTTAGTTACATTAGAAGAACATCCAGTTCAAATAAGAATAAACATGGATAGATTTGGTTGGGAACCAAAGAAATTTGAACAAGAAGGAAAATTTGCAATAATTGATGCTTTTACATCAGGTATTGGAGAATCAGCAAAAAGAGAACGTTATGTAGTTAAAGATCCTGATGATATTCCAAGTTTTCTAGATGTTTTAAAACAAGCTATAACAGATATTAATGCTAAAAGAGTTGTGATAGATTCTATATCTACACTTTATATGACAAAACCAATGATGGCTAGATCTACAATAATGCTTATTAAGAAAGTTCTTGCAGGATTAGGTTGTACTGGATTTTTAATTTCTCAAGTAAGTGTAACTGATAGAGGTTTTGGTGGACCTGGAGTAGAGCATGCAGCAGATGGAATAATAAGATTGGATTTAGATGAATATGATGGTGAGTTAAAACGCTCTATAATAGTATGGAAAATGAGAGGCACAAGTCATTCAATGAGAAGACATCCTTTTGATATAACTAATAAAGGAATAATTGTATATCCAAATAAAACTATAAAAATTACAACAAGAGGAATTATTGAGGGTGAGAGACAATGA